DNA sequence from the Acidobacteriota bacterium genome:
GTGTCTGACGTCGACTTCGTCGACTCGCGGGGCAAGATCCTCAGAATTGGCAACGTCCGCATCCGCATCTACGGCGAGACTCGTCCCTGCGAACAGATGGAGGCCGCTGTCGCGGGCTTGCAAGAGGCCATGAGCGTTCCGTGGGGCGGCGGCGCGTTTGGCGAAGTGCTGGACGATGGCGAGATCGCGGTGGGTGATGCAGTAGAACTCGTCGCGCCGTAGGATCTGATTCCTGGTCCCTGATTCCTGCTAGAGGCCGAGCATGGCCATCGGCAGCCATTCCTTGAGCTTCGCGAGGTGCGGCTTGACCAGGGCGAGGTTAACTGGCGGCACCTTCGACTTCGGCATCTCGGGCAGCGACATGCCGGACTTCAGAGCGCCGTCGCGGGCCATTTGCTCGAGCGCCGACACGTCGAGGCTGCCGGCCAGCTCCATGCCTGCCGCTTCGTAGACCCGGAGCCGCACCCACGAGAACTCCTCATCCGAGAACTTGTGGACGTTCAGTGCGGTCACGTGAGCCTTGCGCCCCTCGGTATAGATGCCGGTGAAGTCGGAGAGCATCGTGCGCAGGTCGCTGAACGACCAGTCGGAGCGATCGTTCTGCGCCCTCTGCTTCAGGATCTCGGACTTCTTCTCGAACTCGGTCCAGCGATCACCCAGTTCCGATCGCACGCGGCCTTGCACCGCGATAAAACGCTCGACCTGCGACGAGGTCAGCTCACCCGAGGTCGGCGGCGCATACGGCGACTGGTTGTTGACCTGATCGCTCAGGGTCGACAATTCCCGGGCCCGCCCGAGGTAATCATCGAACACCGGCCGGGCCGCGCGATAGGCATAGAAGCCGGCCACGCCGAACCCCACGATGGCAATCACCAACACGATCAGGCAGCCGCCGAGAATCTTCCTCATCGAACGACCAGTCTATCAGCGCACGGCGGCCAGGTGCCTGGCCTGCGACGCCGCATGGCGCTTCGCCTGCCCGCACATGAGGTCGCAGAGCTGGAACACGCTCGCGTCGGCCAGCTGGTAAATCACGAACAAGCCGTCGCGCCGCCGGGTGACGAACCCGTTGGCATGCAGCAACTGCAGGTGCTTCGACAGGTTGGCCTGGTTCAACCCGGTTTCGGCGATCAACTCGCTGACGTTCAGCGGACCTGCGCGCAACACGTTCAGCACCTCGAGCCGCGCCGGTTCCGCCAGCACCTTGAGGCGCTGGGCCACCACGCGCAGCGTGTCAGGCGTGAGTGGCTTGCTCAAGGCGGCCCTCCACCGGCAGTCCCGCCGACTCCCACGCTGAGAAGCCGCCGGTCAGGTTCGTCACATTCGAAATGCCGAGGCGTTCGAGCAGCGACGCGGCAATGGCCGACCGCGCACCGGCCTGGCATTGCACCACGATCGGCTGGGACGCCGGCAGGCTTCGACCACGTTCGCCCAGGTAGCCGAGCGGAATGTGAACCGCGCCGGGCAGGTGGCCCCCTGCCCATTCGGCGGCGCTTCGGACATCGACCACCGTGACGCCGCCCGAGGCGAGCTTCGCCTGCAACTCGGCGGCGGTGATCTGCGGCGTCGAGCGAAGTCCGTGACTGGCCGCGACGGCCGACGTGCCGAGCCAGCCGGCAATGCGATCGATGCCGATCGACGCCAACAGCCGCGAGACTTCCGGCAACCGGGCCGAGGTCGCCTCATCTGCAATCAGGTAGAGGTCCGCGGTGAACGGCACCAGCCAACCCGCCCAGGTCACAAACGAGCTGTTCAACGGAATATTCAACGTGCCGGGGACGTGCTGTCCGGCAAATTGCTCGGCCGGCCGCGTGTCGACGACCAGCGCGCCGGCGGCCAGCAGCTCACCGAGCTTGCCGTCCGCCAGCCGCGGCGGCGCCTGGTACGGACCGAGCAGCGCGGGGCCTTCCTTGTTCACGCGCTTCATATTGGCAAAGTAGGCCGGCGGCTCTGGCTGCCCCTCGAGCACGCGCGTGACGAACTCGGCTTCGGTCTTCACGTTGAACGCCCAATTGAAGCGGCGTTCGTAGCCGAGTGTCGACGAAGGGATCGCGCTGATGCCCTTGCCGCAGGCCGAGCCGGCGCCGTGTCCCGGCCAGATCTGCAGCCAGTCCTCGCGCGCCGCGAACTTCTGCAGGCTCTTCCACAACATCCTCGCCCCCGCCTCCATCGTCCCCTTGAGGTTGGCGGCGCGTTCGAGCAGGTCGGGCCGGCCGACGTCGCCGACGAAGACGAAGTCGCCGGTGACGGCTGCGATCGGCTGGTCGGCGGCCGCGCCGTCGGTGACGAGGAACGACAAGTGCTCGGGGGTGTGGCCGGGCGTGTGCAGGACATCGATGTGGATGTTGCCGATGGTGAGCCGATCGCCGTCGTGCAGCAGCCGGCCTTCCGAGGCAAACCCGTACTTCCAGTCGGCGTCGCCCTCATCCGAGAGATACAGCGTGGCGCCGGTCGCGTGGGCCAGCGCGCGCGACCCCGAGACGTAGTCGGCGTGAATGTGGGTTTCGGTGACGTGCGTGATGCGGAGGCCTTCGAGCGCCGCGGCCTGGACGTACTGGTCGATGTCGCGGTTCGCATCGATCACGATCGCTTCGCCGTTGGCCTGGCAGCCAATCATGTAGCTGGCCTGCGCGATCGACGGTTCAAAGAAACGTTTGACGAACATGGGGACTCCTTAGTTCACGAACGGATGAGTACATACGATCCCAGCACCACGAGCGTCGCCGCGAAGGCTTGCTGCACGCGGCGTTGCGGCAGGCGGTGGGTGATCATGCCGCCGGCCAGGGCGCCGGTGGCGGCCACCGCTGCAAAAGGTCCGACGAACGATGGCGCGAGCGGGGTGGTCACCAGATATCCGGGCAGTCCGGAGGCGGCGGCCATCGCCATCACCACCAGCGAGGCGCCGGTCGCTTCGCGCATGGGCAGCCGCGCCACGAGCACCAGCGCCGGCACAATCAGGAAGCCGCCCCCAACCCCGATCAGGCCCGTCAGCATCCCCAGGGGAAACCCGATCGCCAGCAGCACCGGTACCGAACGGCGCGCCGCTGGTGAGGCAACCGTGACCGGATTCCAGAACATCAGCGCCGCGGCCGCCAGCATCACCACGCCGAGCATGCGCATCTGCGTGACGTCGGCCAACTGCGCGCCGACGAAGCCCCCGAGCAGCGCTCCCACGGTGGCGGCCAGCCCGACGATCAGGCCGGCGGCCAGGGGCAGCGTGCCGCGCCAGAAACTGCCCACCGCGCCGGCCGTGGCGGCAATGCCGACCACCGCCAGGCTGATGACGACGGCTTCTTTCGGAGGGAAGTGGAGCCACAGCGTCAAGGCCGGGATGGCGAGGATCGAGCCACCACCGCCAAGCAGGCCCATGACCAGGCCAATGCCAATCGCCA
Encoded proteins:
- a CDS encoding sulfurase, which gives rise to MSELSQIWVKRMHKGPMDPRTTATVVAGKGIVGNANQGGKRQVTIVSSKNWEDVTAPLGATPDPRLRRANLLVSDVDFVDSRGKILRIGNVRIRIYGETRPCEQMEAAVAGLQEAMSVPWGGGAFGEVLDDGEIAVGDAVELVAP
- a CDS encoding metalloregulator ArsR/SmtB family transcription factor, whose product is MSKPLTPDTLRVVAQRLKVLAEPARLEVLNVLRAGPLNVSELIAETGLNQANLSKHLQLLHANGFVTRRRDGLFVIYQLADASVFQLCDLMCGQAKRHAASQARHLAAVR
- a CDS encoding rhodanese-like domain-containing protein gives rise to the protein MFVKRFFEPSIAQASYMIGCQANGEAIVIDANRDIDQYVQAAALEGLRITHVTETHIHADYVSGSRALAHATGATLYLSDEGDADWKYGFASEGRLLHDGDRLTIGNIHIDVLHTPGHTPEHLSFLVTDGAAADQPIAAVTGDFVFVGDVGRPDLLERAANLKGTMEAGARMLWKSLQKFAAREDWLQIWPGHGAGSACGKGISAIPSSTLGYERRFNWAFNVKTEAEFVTRVLEGQPEPPAYFANMKRVNKEGPALLGPYQAPPRLADGKLGELLAAGALVVDTRPAEQFAGQHVPGTLNIPLNSSFVTWAGWLVPFTADLYLIADEATSARLPEVSRLLASIGIDRIAGWLGTSAVAASHGLRSTPQITAAELQAKLASGGVTVVDVRSAAEWAGGHLPGAVHIPLGYLGERGRSLPASQPIVVQCQAGARSAIAASLLERLGISNVTNLTGGFSAWESAGLPVEGRLEQATHA
- a CDS encoding sulfite exporter TauE/SafE family protein; translated protein: MTLTAAALAIGIGLVMGLLGGGGSILAIPALTLWLHFPPKEAVVISLAVVGIAATAGAVGSFWRGTLPLAAGLIVGLAATVGALLGGFVGAQLADVTQMRMLGVVMLAAAALMFWNPVTVASPAARRSVPVLLAIGFPLGMLTGLIGVGGGFLIVPALVLVARLPMREATGASLVVMAMAAASGLPGYLVTTPLAPSFVGPFAAVAATGALAGGMITHRLPQRRVQQAFAATLVVLGSYVLIRS